One Ranitomeya variabilis isolate aRanVar5 chromosome 4, aRanVar5.hap1, whole genome shotgun sequence genomic window, caaaataataagttttcaggtctcctttaataagatgtgtagtagaggggtgacaaggacactaaacttcaggagggcaaatttccaacggatgagagaggatcttggtgcaattaactgggactatatcctgagacacaaaaaagtacacaaagaaaatgggagatgtttattagcatcctggataggacctgtgcacagtatataccgtatgggaataaacatactagaaataggaggaaaccaatatggctaaatagagctgtaaggggcgcaataagtgacaaaaagaaagcatttagagaattaaaggaagtaggtagtgaggaggcattaaataaatatagaaaattaaataaattctgtaaaaagcaaatcaaggtagcaaagattgagacagagagactcattgccagagagagcaaaaataaccccaaaatattctttaactacataaatagtaagaaactaaaaaatgatagtgttggcccccttaaaaatagtctggttgaaatggtggatgaggatgaggaaaaagccaatatgctaaatgactttttttcatcagtatttacaaaagaaaatcccatggcagccaatatgactagtgataaaaattcccaattaaatgttacctgcttaactcagcaggaagtacggcggcgtctaaaaatcacaaaaattgacaaatctccgggcccggatgggatacacccccgagtactgcaggaactaagtacagtcattgatagaccgttatttttaatctttaaagagtccataataacagggtctgtaccacaggactggcgtatagcaaatgtggtgccaatatttaaaaaggggacaaaaactgaactcggaaattataggccagtaagcttaacctctactgtgggtaaaatcctggagggcattctaagggatgctatactggagtatctgaagaggaataaccttatgacccagtatcagcacgggtttactagggaccgttcatgtcagactaatttgatcagcttctatgaagaggtaagttccggactggaccaagggagcccagtggatgtagtgtatatggacttttcaaaagcttttgatacggtgccacacaaaaggttgatacataaaatgagaataatggggataggggaaaatatatgcaagtgggttgagagctggctcagggataggaaacaaagggtggttattaatggagcacactcggactgggttgcggttagtagtggggtaccacaggggtcagtattgggccctcttctttttaacatatttattaatgaccttgtagggggcattcagagtagaatttcaatatttgcagatgacactaaactctgcagggtaatcaatacagaggaggacaattttatattgcaggatgatttatgtaaactagaagcttgggctgataaatggcaaatgagctttaatggggataaatgtaaggtcatgcaattgggtagaagtaataagatgtataactatgtgcttaattctaaaactctgggtaaaactgtcaatgaaaaggacctgggtgtatgggtggatgacaaactcatattcagtggccagtgtcaggcagctgctacaaaggcaaataaaataatgggatgcattaaaagaggcatagatgctcatgaggagaacataattttacctctatacaagtcactagtgcgaccacacttagaatactgtgcacagttctggtctccggtgtataagaaagacatagctgaactagagcgggtgcagagaagagcgaccaaggttattagaggactggggggtctgcaataccaagataggttattacacttggggctatttagtttggaaaaacgaaggctaaggggtgatcttatgttaatgtatatttatatgaggggacagtacaaagacctttctgatgatctttttaatcatagaccggtgacagggacaagggggcatcctctacgtctggaggaaaaaaggtttaagcataataacagacgcagattctttactgtaagagcagtgagactatggaactctctgccgtatgatgttgtaatgagtgattcattacttacatttaagaggggactggatgcctttctggaaaagtataatgttacggggtatatacactagattccttgataaggcgttgatccagggaactagtctgattgccgtatgtggggtcgggaaggaatttttttccccatggtggagcttactcttaccacatggtttttttttgccttcctctggatcaacatgttagggcatgttaggataggctatgggttgaactagatggacttaaagtcttccttcaaccttaataactatataactatgtaactatgtaagatacGGTATCAATACTTTAAGTGACTATTCACATTTAGTGTTGTGATTGGAAGGGTTGTTTTAATCTTTTACTAACAATTATATTCATAAACATGTCAAAGCTAAGGAAAGCATTTTATTTCTCATCAAAAGGACACAGCAGCAGAAACACCTCATTCAAACGTCTGGTCATATCTCAACATTGCACTACAGAAGACAACACCATCGGAGATTCTTTAGAAGAAAGTGACCCAAATATTCATTCAGTCCATCATGATGGAGAACTGTCATCGGATCCTGCTATGTATGGAGAATGGCTGCCAGATAACTTAGATGTTGTTGCACACAATACATTTCACAGAAGTGACAAAATATTTCCCTGTTTTCTTTGTGATAAGTGTTTTACTCGGAAGTCCAGCTTAGTAAGACACCAAAGAATCCATACAGGTGAAAAGCCGTATTCTTGTTCTGAGTGTCACAAAAGCTTCACACGCAAAACAACCCTTGTGGAacaccagaaaattcacacaggtgaCCAACACCTGTCCAGCACTGATCAAGAAAAAAGTCTCAGTGAGAAACCTGATCCTGTGATAAATCAGCCTGAGCTAACTGAAGACCAACAATTTCCCTGTTTAGATTGTGAAAAGGTCTTCACACTGAAGTCCCATCTCCTAAAACACCAGAGACTTCATAGTGGTGAAAAGCCTTTCTCTTGTTTAGAGTGTGGGAAAACATTTATTCAGAGATCTGTTCTTCTCGTACACCAGAGAagccacacaggagagaaaccctaTTCATgctcagattgtggaaaacgtttcactcagaaatcagatcttgtggtccatcaaagaatccacacaggggagaaaccattttcatgttctgaatgtggaaaaAGTTTCACCCAAAAATCCACATTGGTCATACATCAGAGGATCCATAGAGGGGAGAAACCATTtgcatgttcagagtgtgggaggTGTTTTACACAAAAATCCACTCTTGTTACACACCAGAAAGTCCATACACCCTTAAAATTATTGTTTGCCTTGCAACAGTCATGAGTTGTATTTCCCTAAATTGGACATTTGAATTTTGCCATAATTTGTTCTTAACGTGACATGTTGCATGTTCTTTGTCTTTATGTTGTAGCTTATGACTTTCATTTAAAAATCTAATGTGAACTGAAAAGaaccatctgattttttttttttaagatctgtTAACAGCTTATTATGTTCAGTGGTTTATCTGTATTATGTTCATATTATCCAGACATCAgtgttttattcttattttttatcTTAGAACAAGAAGTTGCTGAATGAAACATAACATGTGACCATAGTTTTCTATTTAAAACTATGCCTTGTTATGTGCTACACCGATATGCCTGATTGTAGCATCTGGTGCGGAGTGTGCATATTTAAGAATCGTATATTCTCCATTCCAAGATAGTGAGCTAGTTTTCTCCTTTTAGGTGAGCACTATTTATGTGCAGGTATATCAAGTATGCATCCTGTACAATAATGGCTTGTCTTTTTGTATGATGAGATATGGGTACAGGCACTTTGCAGCATCAAATCAAAAGTACaagcaaatgtaaaaaaaacctttgTAATATAGCTTTTTAGAGAAATATGCTTTTTCTCCACTAAAGAGCCACTTCTTGTCCACATTTTGCCTCCTGCACTCATAAAATCAGTGTTAGTAAAAATAAGAAACTGCCAActgaagaggagaagaaggaaTGAGCAGACTGAAAGAATATACAAAGAGGCACACAGAGACCCATACTGCAGCTCTTTAGGAAGTTTTTTTTTATCTCACcctggagctggattcacagctacactaagCACTGGTGTAAAATCCTTCATCCTGCTTATGCTTCTGTGTGTGTGCTACAAAGAGACAGGGTAGTTATCCTTGATTTCACttagtatgggagacatcatagtggGCAGTCTACGCCCACTAGCTCAGAGATAACTGAAAATTTGAGATGAACATACAGAGGGAGAAAATACAGTATACAAGTCATATAATTACCAGAAATTGTGTTATGCATATTAAACACACTGCATAAGGTTTACCCTTTAATGTTGcatacaaattattatttttgtggtATAGATCCCATTGGAAAACATACTAACAATTTAGTAATTTTAATGTAGCAATAAACAATCCTGAGTTCATTCATGCTGTCAGTGAAGTCTTCTGATACATTGTTGAGTAATGCAAAGGAATTTAACATTTCTTCCACTAGTTTCAGATTAAAGGGGTTGGCtactacttttttttattgatggtcAGTTGGTTGTTACTGCTACTGCTGGAACACAACAGCTCGATCAAAACTATAGTTGCTGTGGCCGGGTGCTACAGATCCACTCCCTATTTATTT contains:
- the LOC143764848 gene encoding uncharacterized protein LOC143764848 isoform X3, with the translated sequence MELGAIKLLFCIEKFPLSCVVTFSPCDQTPARFELNKLQEMDKDKKETTEKILSLTLEILYLLTGEDYMVVKKISGELLTTSSVCVSGGLRRIQYPIMKSSPLITKIRNEQKILELTNKIIELLSREDSEEEKDLNKEVMRKNIRNFRSPVGSRERSMPEKCLRSLYSQDGLEKSHNVPQNKQGDDFFVVKVEDVCEDEDLYGRDIQLCKDEFPTGISQGHSSRNTSFKRLVISQHCTTEDNTIGDSLEESDPNIHSVHHDGELSSDPAMYGEWLPDNLDVVAHNTFHRSDKIFPCFLCDKCFTRKSSLVRHQRIHTGEKPYSCSECHKSFTRKTTLVEHQKIHTGDQHLSSTDQEKSLSEKPDPVINQPELTEDQQFPCLDCEKVFTLKSHLLKHQRLHSGEKPFSCLECGKTFIQRSVLLVHQRSHTGEKPYSCSDCGKRFTQKSDLVVHQRIHTGEKPFSCSECGKSFTQKSTLVIHQRIHRGEKPFACSECGRCFTQKSTLVTHQKVHTPLKLLFALQQS
- the LOC143764848 gene encoding uncharacterized protein LOC143764848 isoform X1: MELGAIKLLFCIEKFPLSCVVTFSPCDQTPARFELNKLQEMDKDKKETTEKILSLTLEILYLLTGEDYMVVKKISGELLTTSSVCVSGGLRRIQYPIMKSSPLITKIRNEQKILELTNKIIELLSRERPAKFITSIPHIALTSEEQDSEEEKDLNKEVMRKNIRNFRSPVGSRERSMPEKCLRSLYSQDGLEKSHNVPQNKQGDDFFVVKVEDVCEDEDLYGRDIQLCKDEFPTGISQGHSSRNTSFKRLVISQHCTTEDNTIGDSLEESDPNIHSVHHDGELSSDPAMYGEWLPDNLDVVAHNTFHRSDKIFPCFLCDKCFTRKSSLVRHQRIHTGEKPYSCSECHKSFTRKTTLVEHQKIHTGDQHLSSTDQEKSLSEKPDPVINQPELTEDQQFPCLDCEKVFTLKSHLLKHQRLHSGEKPFSCLECGKTFIQRSVLLVHQRSHTGEKPYSCSDCGKRFTQKSDLVVHQRIHTGEKPFSCSECGKSFTQKSTLVIHQRIHRGEKPFACSECGRCFTQKSTLVTHQKVHTPLKLLFALQQS
- the LOC143764848 gene encoding uncharacterized protein LOC143764848 isoform X4, with the translated sequence MDKDKKETTEKILSLTLEILYLLTGEDYMVVKKISGELLTTSSVCVSGGLRRIQYPIMKSSPLITKIRNEQKILELTNKIIELLSRERPAKFITSIPHIALTSEEQDSEEEKDLNKEVMRKNIRNFRSPVGSRERSMPEKCLRSLYSQDGLEKSHNVPQNKQGDDFFVVKVEDVCEDEDLYGRDIQLCKDEFPTGISQGHSSRNTSFKRLVISQHCTTEDNTIGDSLEESDPNIHSVHHDGELSSDPAMYGEWLPDNLDVVAHNTFHRSDKIFPCFLCDKCFTRKSSLVRHQRIHTGEKPYSCSECHKSFTRKTTLVEHQKIHTGDQHLSSTDQEKSLSEKPDPVINQPELTEDQQFPCLDCEKVFTLKSHLLKHQRLHSGEKPFSCLECGKTFIQRSVLLVHQRSHTGEKPYSCSDCGKRFTQKSDLVVHQRIHTGEKPFSCSECGKSFTQKSTLVIHQRIHRGEKPFACSECGRCFTQKSTLVTHQKVHTPLKLLFALQQS
- the LOC143764848 gene encoding uncharacterized protein LOC143764848 isoform X5, which codes for MDKDKKETTEKILSLTLEILYLLTGEDYMVVKKISGELLTTSSVCVSGGLRRIQYPIMKSSPLITKIRNEQKILELTNKIIELLSREDSEEEKDLNKEVMRKNIRNFRSPVGSRERSMPEKCLRSLYSQDGLEKSHNVPQNKQGDDFFVVKVEDVCEDEDLYGRDIQLCKDEFPTGISQGHSSRNTSFKRLVISQHCTTEDNTIGDSLEESDPNIHSVHHDGELSSDPAMYGEWLPDNLDVVAHNTFHRSDKIFPCFLCDKCFTRKSSLVRHQRIHTGEKPYSCSECHKSFTRKTTLVEHQKIHTGDQHLSSTDQEKSLSEKPDPVINQPELTEDQQFPCLDCEKVFTLKSHLLKHQRLHSGEKPFSCLECGKTFIQRSVLLVHQRSHTGEKPYSCSDCGKRFTQKSDLVVHQRIHTGEKPFSCSECGKSFTQKSTLVIHQRIHRGEKPFACSECGRCFTQKSTLVTHQKVHTPLKLLFALQQS
- the LOC143764848 gene encoding uncharacterized protein LOC143764848 isoform X2; this encodes MDRRDGTRISEVVTFSPCDQTPARFELNKLQEMDKDKKETTEKILSLTLEILYLLTGEDYMVVKKISGELLTTSSVCVSGGLRRIQYPIMKSSPLITKIRNEQKILELTNKIIELLSRERPAKFITSIPHIALTSEEQDSEEEKDLNKEVMRKNIRNFRSPVGSRERSMPEKCLRSLYSQDGLEKSHNVPQNKQGDDFFVVKVEDVCEDEDLYGRDIQLCKDEFPTGISQGHSSRNTSFKRLVISQHCTTEDNTIGDSLEESDPNIHSVHHDGELSSDPAMYGEWLPDNLDVVAHNTFHRSDKIFPCFLCDKCFTRKSSLVRHQRIHTGEKPYSCSECHKSFTRKTTLVEHQKIHTGDQHLSSTDQEKSLSEKPDPVINQPELTEDQQFPCLDCEKVFTLKSHLLKHQRLHSGEKPFSCLECGKTFIQRSVLLVHQRSHTGEKPYSCSDCGKRFTQKSDLVVHQRIHTGEKPFSCSECGKSFTQKSTLVIHQRIHRGEKPFACSECGRCFTQKSTLVTHQKVHTPLKLLFALQQS